In the Microtus pennsylvanicus isolate mMicPen1 chromosome 6, mMicPen1.hap1, whole genome shotgun sequence genome, one interval contains:
- the Spata33 gene encoding spermatogenesis-associated protein 33 codes for MEKESKQLDKEALNQPADSLLLAAGTSKHSRPSTSSEDKSDTKQKSSKKRNVIPQIIITQASNETLISYGLPENEEQRTIHEQAEWGPYYRHRSPSTIAAYEGHDPE; via the exons ATGGAAAAGGAGTCCAAGCAGCTTGACAAGGAAGCCTTGAATCAACCTGCCGACAGCCTGCTGCTCGCGGCAGGGACGTCCAAGCACTCAAGGCCTTCCACTTCCTCTGAAG ACAAATCTGATACAAAACAAAAGTCGAGCAAGAAGAGAAATGTCATTCCGCAGATCATCATCACCCAAGCCTCAAATGAGACGCTAATCAGCTATGGCCTCCCTGAAAATGAAGAACAGAGAACCATTCATGAACAGGCTGAATGGGGCCCTTACTACCGACACAGGAGCCCCAGCACAATAGCAGCCTATGAAGGACACGACCCAGAATAA
- the Cdk10 gene encoding cyclin-dependent kinase 10 isoform X1: MAEVDLESDQIRLKCIRKEGFFTVPPEHRLGRCRSVKEFEKLNRIGEGTYGIVYRARDTHTDEIVALKKVRMDKEKDGIPISSLREITLLLRLRHPNIVELKEVVVGNHLESIFLVMGYCEQDLASLLENMPTPFSEAQVKCIVLQVLRGLQYLHRNFIIHRDLKVSNLLMTDKGCVKTADFGLARAYGVPVKPMTPKVVTLWYRAPELLLGTTTQTTSIDMWAVGCILAELLAHKPLLPGTSEIHQIDLIVQLLGTPSENIWPGFSKLPLAGQYSLRKQPYNNLKHKFPWLSEAGLRLLNFLFMYDPKKRATAGDCLESSYFKEKPLPCEPELMPTFPHHRNKRAAPAATEGQSKRCKP, translated from the exons ATGGCGGAGGTGGACCTAGAGTCGGATCAGATCCGACTGAAGTGCATCCGTAAGGAAGGTTTCTTCACCGTGCCTCCAGAACACAGG CTGGGAAGATGCCGGAGCGTTAAGGAATTTGAGAAGCTGAACCGAATTGGCGAGGGCACCTATGGCATTGTGT ATCGGGCCCGGGATACCCATACAGATGAAATTGTTGCCCTGAAGAAGGTGCGGATGGACAAAGAAAAGGATG GCATTCCCATCAGCAGCCTGCGTGAGATCACGTTGCTCTTGCGTCTCCGTCATCCAAATATTGTGGAGCTGAAGGAAGTGGTTGTGGGCAACCACCTGGAGAG cATCTTCCTGGTGATGGGTTACTGTGAGCAAGATCTGGCCAGTCTGTTGGAAAATATGCCGACACCATTCTCCGAGGCCCAG GTTAAATGCATCGTGCTCCAGGTGCTCCGTGGCCTTCAGTACCTGCATAGGAACTTCATCATCCACAG GGACCTGAAGGTGTCCAACTTGCTCATGACAGATAAGGGCTGTGTAAAGACAG CGGATTTTGGCCTGGCCCGGGCCTATGGTGTTCCAGTAAAGCCGATGACTCCCAAGGTTGTTACCCTCTG GTACCGAGCCCCAGAGCTGCTGCTTGGAACGACTACCCAGACCACCAGCATTGACATGTG GGCTGTTGGTTGCATCCTGGCAGAGCTGCTGGCCCATAAGCCCCTTCTCCCTGGCACCTCTGAGATCCACCAGATCGACTTGATTGTACAGCTGCTGGGGACACCGAGTGAGAATATCTGGCCG GGTTTCTCCAAGCTGCCGCTGGCTGGCCAATACAGCTTGAGGAAACAGCCCTACAACAATCTCAAGCACAAGTTCCCGTGGCTCTCAGAGGCCGGACTTCGTCTGCTCAATTTCCTCTTCATGTACGATCCTAAGAAAAG GGCAACCGCGGGGGACTGTCTGGAGAGCTCCTACTTCAAAGAGAAGCCCTTAC CCTGTGAGCCGGAACTCATGCCCACCTTCCCCCATCACCGCAATAAGCGCGCTGCCCCAGCTGCCACTGAGGGGCAGAGCAAACGATGCAAGCCCTGA
- the Cdk10 gene encoding cyclin-dependent kinase 10 isoform X2, with the protein MDKEKDGIPISSLREITLLLRLRHPNIVELKEVVVGNHLESIFLVMGYCEQDLASLLENMPTPFSEAQVKCIVLQVLRGLQYLHRNFIIHRDLKVSNLLMTDKGCVKTADFGLARAYGVPVKPMTPKVVTLWYRAPELLLGTTTQTTSIDMWAVGCILAELLAHKPLLPGTSEIHQIDLIVQLLGTPSENIWPGFSKLPLAGQYSLRKQPYNNLKHKFPWLSEAGLRLLNFLFMYDPKKRATAGDCLESSYFKEKPLPCEPELMPTFPHHRNKRAAPAATEGQSKRCKP; encoded by the exons ATGGACAAAGAAAAGGATG GCATTCCCATCAGCAGCCTGCGTGAGATCACGTTGCTCTTGCGTCTCCGTCATCCAAATATTGTGGAGCTGAAGGAAGTGGTTGTGGGCAACCACCTGGAGAG cATCTTCCTGGTGATGGGTTACTGTGAGCAAGATCTGGCCAGTCTGTTGGAAAATATGCCGACACCATTCTCCGAGGCCCAG GTTAAATGCATCGTGCTCCAGGTGCTCCGTGGCCTTCAGTACCTGCATAGGAACTTCATCATCCACAG GGACCTGAAGGTGTCCAACTTGCTCATGACAGATAAGGGCTGTGTAAAGACAG CGGATTTTGGCCTGGCCCGGGCCTATGGTGTTCCAGTAAAGCCGATGACTCCCAAGGTTGTTACCCTCTG GTACCGAGCCCCAGAGCTGCTGCTTGGAACGACTACCCAGACCACCAGCATTGACATGTG GGCTGTTGGTTGCATCCTGGCAGAGCTGCTGGCCCATAAGCCCCTTCTCCCTGGCACCTCTGAGATCCACCAGATCGACTTGATTGTACAGCTGCTGGGGACACCGAGTGAGAATATCTGGCCG GGTTTCTCCAAGCTGCCGCTGGCTGGCCAATACAGCTTGAGGAAACAGCCCTACAACAATCTCAAGCACAAGTTCCCGTGGCTCTCAGAGGCCGGACTTCGTCTGCTCAATTTCCTCTTCATGTACGATCCTAAGAAAAG GGCAACCGCGGGGGACTGTCTGGAGAGCTCCTACTTCAAAGAGAAGCCCTTAC CCTGTGAGCCGGAACTCATGCCCACCTTCCCCCATCACCGCAATAAGCGCGCTGCCCCAGCTGCCACTGAGGGGCAGAGCAAACGATGCAAGCCCTGA
- the Spata2l gene encoding spermatogenesis-associated protein 2-like protein — translation MGSSSLSEDYRLCLERELRRGRADVCGDPSLRAVLWQILVEDFDLHGALQDDALALFTDGLWGRADLAPALRDLARAFELLELAAVHLYLLPWRKEFTTIKTFSGGYVHVLKGVLSEELLTRSFQKMGYVRRDNHRLMVTTPPPACQLVQVALGCFALRLECEILSEVLTQLGTSVLPAEELLRARRASGDVASCVAWLQQRLAQDEEPPPLPPRGTPASYGAPVDLYQDLQEDESSEASLYGEPSPGLDSPPMELAYRPPLWEQSAKLWGSGGQPWEPPADDLHRASSPPYGALEEELEPEPSAFSFLSLRRELSRSGDLATPDAPGSPGQASPRHRQAEGAPASAYGPAVEPLSYQAHSCLSPGNLPTLCCDTCRQLHATHCTALSACRPSHSLRILLGDNQRRLWLQRAQVDTLIYDSPAAHP, via the exons ATGGGCAGCAGCTCGCTGTCAGAGGACTATCGCCTGTGCCTGGAGCGCGAGCTGCGGCGGGGCCGCGCGGATGTCTGCGGCGACCCCTCGCTGCGCGCGGTGCTCTGGCAGATCCTGGTGGAGGACTTTGACCTGCACGGGGCGCTACAGGACGACGCGCTGGCGCTGTTCACTGACGGCCTGTGGGGCCGTGCTGACCTGGCACCTGCCCTACGCGATCTGGCCCGCGCCTTCGAACTCTTGGAGCTGGCTGCCGTGCACCTGTACCTGCTGCCCTGGAGAAAGGAGTTCACCACCATCAAG ACCTTCTCAGGGGGCTATGTGCATGTGCTGAAGGGTGTACTCTCTGAGGAGCTCCTGACCCGAAGCTTCCAGAAGATGGGCTACGTGCGCAGGGACAACCACCGCCTAATGGtgaccaccccaccccctgcctgccAGCTGGTTCAGGTGGCCCTAGGCTGCTTCGCTCTTCGGCTGGAGTGTGAGATCCTAAGTGAGGTGCTGACCCAGCTGGGCACAAGTGTGCTTCCGGCTGAGGAGCTGCTCCGAGCACGACGGGCTAGTGGGGATGTCGCCTCCTGTGTGGCCTGGCTGCAGCAGCGGCTGGCCCAGGATGAGGAGCCGCCACCCCTGCCTCCCAGGGGCACACCCGCGTCTTATGGGGCCCCAGTGGACCTGTATCAGGACCTGCAGGAGGACGAGAGCTCAGAAGCCAGTCTGTATGGTGAGCCCTCTCCGGGGCTGGACTCACCCCCTATGGAACTGGCATATAGGCCACCACTCTGGGAGCAGAGTGCCAAACTGTGGGGTTCTGGGGGCCAGCCCTGGGAGCCCCCAGCTGATGATCTGCATCGGGCCAGCAGCCCACCATATGGGGCCCTGGAAGAGGAGCTGGAGCCAGAaccctctgctttctccttcctctctctgcgcCGTGAGCTGAGTCGCTCAGGGGACTTAGCTACCCCTGATGCCCCTGGGAGTCCTGGGCAGGCCAGCCCccgacacaggcaggcagaaggaGCACCAGCCTCAGCCTATGGGCCTGCAGTTGAGCCTCTAAGCTACCAGGCGCACAGCTGCTTGAGCCCTGGTAACCTGCCCACCCTCTGCTGTGACACCTGCCGCCAGTTACACGCTACCCACTGCACGGCCCTATCAGCCTGCCGCCCAAGTCATTCACTGCGCATACTTCTCGGTGACAACCAGAGACGCCTGTGGCTGCAACGAGCACAGGTGGATACCCTGATCTATGACAGTCCTGCGGCCCATCCCTAG